From a single Oxalobacter vibrioformis genomic region:
- a CDS encoding ZIP family metal transporter translates to MRHHARKHWMIALCMFVSFAAIIVMLIHSLMKIGDPVFDQALKLAMIGGTVAFVMTAAGALPALLIKKIPQPVEDTMLGFAAGMMLAASAFSLLLPGLQAGVEMTGSRVMSAGVVVFGMALGIFLMLSLEQFTPHLHTTLGTFGPGHERVNRLWLFVFAIALHNLPEGMAIGVSFSRGDMNVGLPLTTAIILQDIPEGLAVALALRSAGISRLRAVLLAGVTGLPELFGALLGVGLTSGLAISYPVGLGLAGGAMIFIVSHEVIPETHRNGHQTPATIGLLVGFALMMVLDTMLG, encoded by the coding sequence ATGCGGCATCATGCCCGCAAACACTGGATGATAGCGCTCTGTATGTTCGTATCGTTTGCGGCGATTATCGTCATGCTGATACACAGCCTGATGAAAATTGGCGACCCGGTTTTTGATCAGGCGCTCAAATTGGCGATGATTGGCGGCACGGTTGCTTTTGTGATGACGGCTGCGGGCGCCCTTCCCGCCTTGCTGATCAAAAAAATTCCGCAGCCCGTTGAAGATACCATGCTGGGATTTGCCGCAGGCATGATGCTGGCGGCGAGCGCTTTTTCCCTGCTGCTACCAGGTTTGCAGGCCGGGGTGGAAATGACGGGCAGCAGGGTCATGAGTGCCGGGGTTGTTGTTTTCGGGATGGCGCTCGGGATTTTCCTGATGTTGAGCCTGGAGCAATTTACGCCACATCTTCACACCACCCTGGGAACATTTGGTCCCGGACACGAGCGGGTAAACCGGTTATGGCTTTTTGTTTTCGCCATTGCACTGCATAATCTGCCGGAGGGCATGGCTATCGGTGTGAGCTTTTCGCGGGGTGACATGAATGTCGGCCTGCCGCTGACGACTGCGATTATTTTGCAGGATATCCCCGAAGGGCTGGCGGTTGCCCTTGCCTTGAGAAGTGCGGGCATCTCACGGCTTCGTGCGGTGTTACTGGCGGGAGTGACAGGTCTTCCAGAGCTTTTTGGTGCGTTGCTCGGTGTCGGACTCACCAGCGGACTGGCCATTTCCTATCCGGTCGGCCTGGGACTGGCCGGCGGCGCCATGATTTTTATTGTTTCCCATGAAGTGATTCCCGAAACCCATCGCAACGGGCACCAGACCCCT
- a CDS encoding NAD-dependent epimerase/dehydratase family protein, translating into MKILVTGGCGNMGVHVVKSLAKKGHQVRVLDKDEDGLKKLAGDNIETIPGNMADKELVRQAVNGVDAVLHLAWSFSEGFIDLLDIDIKAYQYILDAAVEYGVKDIINATTAVSYGKPVTNPVDETHPHLVEQSRNPAYALAKLITEEMSKIYTVQHDMAVNNVMIWYAYGESIGGRNIRAMARDAIEKGVVEVPAGSGGNFLQLDDFVSAVLAIFEKRPKGELFNLGSVYLTWAELAQLIINHANPEAKVNAVPHDEWKGSAFLADDWPISTKKAQEMLQYQTGLTREKAIDDLSNALKQSVDGVKATL; encoded by the coding sequence ATGAAAATTCTGGTTACCGGCGGTTGTGGAAACATGGGCGTCCACGTCGTGAAATCGCTGGCGAAAAAAGGGCACCAGGTACGCGTTCTGGACAAGGATGAAGACGGCCTGAAAAAACTGGCCGGTGACAATATCGAAACGATACCCGGCAATATGGCTGACAAAGAGCTGGTCAGGCAGGCCGTCAATGGCGTTGACGCCGTCCTGCATCTGGCATGGAGCTTTTCCGAGGGTTTCATTGACCTGCTCGATATCGACATCAAGGCTTACCAGTATATTCTGGATGCCGCAGTGGAATATGGTGTCAAGGACATCATCAATGCAACAACAGCCGTTTCCTATGGCAAACCCGTAACCAATCCGGTTGATGAAACCCATCCCCACCTGGTCGAGCAATCCCGTAATCCCGCCTATGCCCTGGCCAAACTCATTACGGAAGAAATGAGCAAAATTTATACCGTGCAGCACGACATGGCGGTCAATAACGTCATGATCTGGTACGCCTACGGGGAAAGCATCGGGGGCCGCAATATCCGGGCAATGGCACGCGACGCCATTGAAAAAGGCGTCGTGGAAGTACCGGCAGGCAGTGGCGGTAATTTCCTGCAGTTGGATGACTTTGTCTCAGCCGTACTGGCTATCTTTGAAAAACGCCCGAAAGGCGAGCTTTTCAATCTGGGCAGCGTTTACCTGACCTGGGCGGAACTGGCACAACTCATCATCAATCATGCCAACCCCGAGGCAAAAGTAAACGCCGTACCCCATGACGAATGGAAAGGCAGCGCCTTTTTGGCGGATGACTGGCCCATCAGCACGAAAAAGGCCCAGGAAATGCTGCAATATCAGACCGGCCTGACACGTGAAAAAGCAATTGATGACCTGTCCAACGCATTGAAACAGTCAGTGGATGGTGTCAAGGCCACGCTCTGA
- a CDS encoding radical SAM protein has protein sequence MQLEPVLVLRYVYAAAKKFSLKPEDAVLKEIEWAGQHLSRVRRVFLADGDALVLSTRRLLNILHAIREHLPHVSRVASYCLPRNVAGKSDEELKQLHKAGLDLIYLGAESGDDFVLKSINKGETQQSTVDALNRLADAGVKRSVMIINGLGGERFSEQHALNSAALANQTQPEFLASLVINLPHGDARHQKAFEGQFDYMQQPSLFRELRQFVSALELKSTIFRSDHASNQLVLKGVLGKDKSRLMDQIDTALNAPHDANLRPVWIRPF, from the coding sequence ATGCAGCTGGAGCCGGTGCTCGTATTGCGATATGTATACGCAGCCGCAAAAAAATTCAGCCTCAAACCGGAAGATGCGGTTTTGAAAGAAATCGAGTGGGCCGGACAGCACCTGTCCCGTGTGCGCCGTGTTTTTCTCGCGGACGGGGATGCACTGGTCCTGTCCACACGGCGCCTGCTGAACATTCTGCACGCTATCCGGGAACACCTGCCGCATGTCAGCCGCGTGGCATCTTACTGCCTTCCCCGCAACGTCGCCGGCAAATCGGATGAAGAACTGAAACAACTCCATAAAGCCGGCCTGGATCTTATCTACCTGGGTGCCGAATCCGGCGATGACTTTGTCCTGAAAAGCATCAACAAGGGTGAGACACAACAAAGCACCGTGGATGCGCTCAACCGGCTTGCAGATGCCGGTGTCAAACGCTCTGTCATGATTATCAACGGTCTCGGCGGCGAGCGTTTCAGTGAGCAGCATGCGCTCAACTCGGCAGCTCTCGCCAACCAGACCCAGCCGGAATTTCTGGCCTCGCTGGTGATCAACCTTCCCCATGGGGATGCACGTCACCAGAAAGCATTCGAAGGGCAGTTTGACTACATGCAGCAGCCTTCTCTTTTTCGGGAATTGCGCCAGTTTGTCAGTGCGCTGGAACTGAAATCCACCATTTTCAGAAGTGATCATGCCTCCAACCAATTGGTGCTGAAAGGCGTGCTGGGCAAGGATAAATCCCGGCTGATGGACCAGATCGATACGGCACTCAATGCCCCTCATGATGCCAACCTTCGCCCGGTCTGGATCAGGCCATTCTAA
- the ssb gene encoding single-stranded DNA-binding protein: protein MASINKVIIVGNLGRDPENRYMPSGEQVTSIAVATTDRWRDKASGEQKEATEWHRVSFFGKLAEIAGQYLKKGSQVYIEGRLRTRKYTDKEGIERYATEIIADTMQMLGSRPGQGEPVEDRGGSARQSSGNAQRSAPSRAPNLSDMDDDIPF from the coding sequence ATGGCATCAATCAACAAAGTCATCATTGTCGGCAATCTGGGACGTGATCCGGAAAATCGTTATATGCCGAGTGGTGAGCAGGTAACCAGTATTGCCGTTGCAACCACCGATCGCTGGCGCGATAAGGCTTCCGGTGAGCAGAAAGAGGCAACAGAATGGCATCGGGTGTCATTTTTCGGCAAGCTGGCGGAGATTGCCGGGCAGTATCTCAAAAAAGGATCGCAGGTATACATTGAAGGGCGGCTGAGAACCCGGAAGTATACCGACAAGGAAGGTATCGAGCGGTATGCGACGGAAATCATTGCCGATACGATGCAGATGCTGGGCAGCCGTCCGGGGCAGGGTGAGCCAGTGGAAGACAGGGGCGGATCAGCAAGGCAATCCTCCGGTAATGCACAGCGTTCAGCGCCAAGCCGAGCACCGAATCTTTCCGACATGGATGACGATATTCCGTTCTGA
- the uvrA gene encoding excinuclease ABC subunit UvrA, translating into MEERGIILVRGARTHNLKNINLDIPRNKLIVITGLSGSGKSSLAFDTLYAEGQRRYVESLSAYARQFLQLMEKPDVDLIEGLSPAIAIDQKAASHNPRSTIGTVTEIYDYLRLLFARVGTPHCPNHPEIVLAAQSVSQMVDAVMALPEGTRLMILAPVVNNRKGEHVDLFEQMQAQGFVRFRVQSGTKKADVFDMESIPKLKKNEKHTIDVVVDRVRINPEIKQRLAESFETALRMADGQALAVDMDSGEEQIFSSQFACPICGFSLHELEPRIFSFNNPMGACPECDGLGHIEFFDPKRVVLFPGLSLASGAVKGWDRRNQFYFQMLQSLAAYYDFDIDTPFEELPENVRDVVLFGSGREKIPFTYINERGRPWLREHTFEGIINNLQRRYRETDSMAVREDLAKLINEKECPSCHGARLRTEARFVTVGNDGQERAIHEITRLPLNETLHYFETLALTGAKKEIAARIVSEIISRLHFLNNVGLDYLALNRGADTLSGGESQRIRLASQIGSGLTGVMYVLDEPSIGLHQRDNDRLIATLKHLRDIGNTVLVVEHDEDAIRTADHIIDMGVGAGVHGGNVVVQGAPESILQSKTSLTAKYLNGELSIPVPKKRIRQDKKSQLVIKGASGNNLKDITFKLPVGLLTCVTGVSGSGKSTLVNDTLYAAVSQHLFGSQTEPAPFESISGLEHFDKVIAVNQAPIGRTPRSNPATYTGLFTPVRELFSNVPASRERGYTPGRFSFNVKGGRCEACQGDGVIKVEMHFLPDIYVPCDVCHGKRYNRETLEINYRDKNISEVLGMTVEEAFEFFKAVPMVARRLQTLLDVGLGYIRLGQSATTLSGGEAQRVKLSLELSKRDTGRTLYILDEPTTGLHFHDIDLLLKVIHRLRDQGNTVVIIEHNLDVIKTADWIVDLGPEGGEGGGRIIATGTPEELAKNPDSITGHYLAPMLGRKKK; encoded by the coding sequence ATGGAAGAACGCGGAATCATTCTTGTCAGAGGCGCCCGCACGCACAACCTGAAAAACATCAATCTGGACATCCCCCGAAACAAGCTCATTGTCATCACCGGCCTTTCAGGTTCCGGCAAGTCTTCGCTCGCCTTCGATACCCTCTATGCCGAGGGGCAACGGCGTTACGTTGAATCGCTCTCCGCTTATGCCCGGCAGTTTCTGCAATTGATGGAAAAACCGGATGTCGACCTGATAGAAGGATTGTCGCCTGCCATCGCGATTGACCAGAAAGCCGCCTCGCACAACCCGCGCTCGACCATCGGTACCGTTACCGAAATCTATGACTACCTGCGCCTCCTGTTCGCCCGCGTCGGGACGCCACACTGTCCGAACCATCCCGAAATCGTACTGGCGGCCCAGTCTGTCTCCCAGATGGTGGACGCTGTCATGGCACTGCCGGAAGGCACCCGGCTCATGATTCTTGCGCCTGTCGTCAACAATCGTAAAGGCGAGCATGTTGACCTCTTTGAACAGATGCAGGCACAGGGATTTGTCCGCTTCCGGGTACAGAGTGGCACCAAAAAAGCGGATGTCTTTGATATGGAAAGCATTCCCAAACTGAAAAAAAATGAAAAGCACACGATTGATGTCGTTGTCGACCGCGTGCGTATCAATCCGGAAATCAAGCAACGGCTGGCAGAAAGCTTTGAAACCGCGCTGCGGATGGCAGATGGCCAGGCACTTGCCGTAGACATGGATTCCGGTGAAGAACAGATTTTTTCCAGCCAGTTTGCCTGCCCCATCTGCGGATTTTCCCTGCATGAGCTGGAACCCCGCATTTTTTCCTTTAATAACCCGATGGGCGCCTGTCCGGAATGCGATGGCCTGGGTCATATCGAATTTTTTGACCCCAAGCGGGTTGTGCTCTTTCCAGGCCTTTCGCTTGCATCAGGCGCCGTCAAGGGATGGGACCGGCGCAACCAGTTTTACTTCCAGATGCTGCAAAGCCTGGCAGCCTATTACGATTTCGACATTGACACGCCATTTGAGGAATTGCCCGAAAATGTTCGTGATGTGGTGCTTTTTGGCTCAGGCAGAGAAAAAATTCCGTTTACCTATATCAATGAAAGAGGCCGTCCCTGGCTGCGTGAGCACACCTTTGAAGGCATCATTAACAACCTGCAGCGTCGCTATCGTGAAACGGACTCAATGGCGGTACGCGAAGACCTGGCCAAACTGATCAATGAAAAAGAGTGTCCGTCGTGTCATGGCGCCCGGCTCCGTACTGAGGCCCGTTTTGTGACGGTCGGTAATGACGGGCAGGAGCGGGCCATCCATGAAATCACGCGCCTGCCACTGAATGAAACGCTGCATTATTTTGAAACACTGGCCCTAACCGGCGCCAAAAAGGAAATTGCGGCACGGATTGTGAGCGAAATCATTTCCCGGCTGCATTTTCTGAATAATGTCGGGCTGGACTACCTCGCATTGAACCGGGGAGCAGATACCCTCTCTGGCGGCGAATCCCAGCGTATCCGCCTGGCCTCGCAGATTGGCAGTGGCTTAACGGGTGTCATGTATGTGCTGGATGAGCCCTCCATCGGCCTTCACCAGCGGGATAATGACCGCCTCATAGCCACGCTCAAGCACCTGCGGGATATTGGCAATACCGTCCTTGTTGTTGAACATGATGAAGATGCGATCCGCACAGCCGATCACATCATTGACATGGGGGTCGGTGCCGGGGTTCATGGCGGCAATGTCGTTGTGCAGGGCGCGCCGGAATCGATCCTGCAATCCAAAACATCCCTGACGGCAAAATACCTGAATGGCGAACTCTCGATCCCGGTTCCCAAAAAACGCATCCGCCAGGATAAAAAAAGCCAACTGGTGATAAAGGGCGCCAGTGGAAACAACCTGAAAGACATCACCTTCAAACTGCCTGTCGGACTGCTGACCTGTGTGACCGGTGTTTCCGGTTCCGGCAAATCCACGCTGGTAAATGACACCCTGTATGCCGCAGTCTCCCAGCATCTTTTCGGATCACAGACAGAACCGGCGCCTTTTGAATCGATCAGCGGACTGGAACATTTTGACAAGGTTATCGCCGTTAATCAGGCACCCATCGGGCGAACCCCGCGTTCCAATCCGGCTACCTATACCGGGCTTTTCACCCCGGTACGCGAACTCTTCTCCAATGTGCCCGCCTCTCGTGAGAGAGGATATACGCCAGGGCGATTCTCCTTCAACGTCAAGGGCGGCCGCTGCGAAGCCTGTCAGGGTGATGGTGTCATCAAGGTGGAAATGCACTTTCTGCCTGATATCTACGTGCCCTGCGATGTCTGCCATGGCAAACGCTATAACCGCGAAACGCTGGAAATCAACTATCGGGATAAAAACATCTCTGAGGTGCTTGGCATGACAGTGGAAGAGGCTTTCGAGTTTTTCAAAGCGGTTCCGATGGTCGCCAGACGGCTGCAGACCCTTCTGGATGTGGGATTGGGCTATATCCGCCTCGGTCAAAGCGCCACAACGCTTTCCGGTGGTGAGGCACAGCGCGTCAAACTGTCCCTTGAGTTGTCCAAACGGGATACTGGCCGCACCCTTTATATTCTGGATGAACCAACCACCGGACTGCACTTCCATGATATTGACCTGCTCCTGAAAGTCATCCATCGGCTGCGCGACCAGGGCAACACCGTTGTCATCATTGAACACAATCTGGATGTGATCAAGACAGCCGATTGGATTGTGGATCTGGGACCGGAAGGCGGTGAGGGCGGAGGCCGTATTATCGCGACCGGCACACCCGAAGAACTCGCGAAAAACCCGGACAGTATTACCGGACACTATCTGGCGCCCATGCTGGGCAGGAAGAAAAAATAA
- a CDS encoding monovalent cation:proton antiporter family protein, protein MQSSLSFVILMLGAAVLGVVVFRILQLPPILGYLTVGIIIGPHSTRLVSDAESLSGLAEYGVVFLMFSIGLEFSLPQLYAMRRLVFGLGLSQVVTTIAVTMAICLGCTYLFSAIDISWHAALALGGAIAMSSTAIVSKMLAEKLELESEHGRRIIGILLFQDLAVVVLLILVPTLANNPGNIWMVIGLALGKAILVMATILFFGQKLMSKWLSLVARRKSQELFMLNLLLITLGAAWITEHFGLSLELGAFMAGMLISETRYKHEVEADIKSFRDVLLGLYFITIGMLLNVRLVIAHWWAILLLIIALFVVKFVLIAWLTKMFGASRGVSIRTGLALAQVGEFGFVLLNQVGGLNMLEPWLVQVLLASMVLSMLTAPFIIAPSDRVVMKFSANEWMLQSLALTQLASSTMGTKQHVVIAGFGRTGQSVARLLSDEKIAYHALDLDLERVRRAEAAGEHVSYADATRRESLIAAGIHRASSLVITFANTHAALTIMHYAKELAPSLPVIVRSHDDTDFERLKEGGADEIVPEAIESSLVLTSHALLAAGIPIRRVMRRTQEARMERYVSLREYFHGESDASLVDEDTYRRLHSLRIPPESHAVGQTLRDLGLPSSNVEVTMVRRGKEKLETYADMKIEADDVLVLRGTSEGITLTEERLLK, encoded by the coding sequence ATGCAATCATCACTTTCGTTTGTCATCCTGATGCTTGGTGCCGCCGTTCTTGGCGTCGTGGTGTTTCGTATTCTTCAGTTGCCCCCGATTCTGGGTTATCTCACCGTCGGTATCATCATCGGGCCGCATTCGACCCGGCTGGTCAGTGATGCCGAATCGCTCAGTGGTCTTGCCGAATATGGCGTTGTCTTTCTGATGTTCTCCATTGGGCTGGAGTTTTCCCTGCCCCAGCTTTATGCCATGCGGCGACTTGTCTTCGGGCTCGGGCTAAGTCAGGTGGTTACCACTATAGCGGTCACTATGGCGATCTGTCTCGGGTGCACGTATCTCTTTTCCGCCATTGATATCAGCTGGCATGCTGCGCTGGCATTGGGTGGTGCCATTGCCATGTCTTCAACCGCGATCGTCTCCAAGATGCTGGCTGAGAAACTCGAACTGGAAAGCGAGCATGGCCGACGGATTATCGGCATTTTGCTTTTCCAGGATCTGGCCGTTGTTGTTCTGCTCATTTTAGTGCCTACCCTGGCAAACAATCCGGGCAATATCTGGATGGTGATCGGCTTGGCGTTAGGCAAGGCCATCCTGGTCATGGCAACGATTCTCTTTTTCGGGCAGAAGCTGATGAGCAAATGGCTGAGCCTTGTTGCACGGAGAAAGTCCCAGGAACTTTTCATGCTCAACCTGTTGCTTATCACGCTGGGTGCGGCATGGATAACGGAGCATTTTGGTCTCTCACTGGAATTGGGTGCGTTCATGGCTGGCATGCTGATCTCAGAGACGCGATACAAGCATGAGGTTGAGGCTGATATCAAATCATTTCGTGATGTCCTTTTAGGGCTGTATTTCATCACGATAGGCATGTTGTTGAACGTCCGGCTGGTGATTGCCCACTGGTGGGCAATCCTGCTGCTTATCATCGCACTTTTTGTCGTCAAGTTTGTCCTGATCGCCTGGCTGACCAAAATGTTTGGTGCTTCAAGAGGTGTCAGCATCCGCACAGGGCTGGCGCTTGCTCAGGTGGGTGAATTCGGCTTTGTTCTGTTGAATCAGGTGGGTGGGCTCAACATGCTGGAACCCTGGCTGGTTCAGGTGCTTCTGGCATCTATGGTGCTGTCGATGCTTACCGCGCCATTCATCATTGCTCCGTCTGACCGGGTTGTCATGAAATTTTCCGCCAATGAGTGGATGCTGCAGTCTTTAGCATTGACCCAACTGGCCAGCAGTACCATGGGAACCAAGCAACACGTCGTGATTGCCGGTTTTGGCCGGACAGGGCAAAGTGTCGCCAGGCTTTTGAGTGATGAAAAAATCGCCTATCACGCGCTTGACCTGGATCTGGAGCGTGTCAGAAGAGCCGAAGCCGCTGGTGAGCATGTGTCATATGCGGATGCGACAAGGCGTGAGAGCCTGATTGCGGCAGGTATTCATCGTGCGTCTTCACTGGTCATCACGTTTGCCAATACCCATGCTGCACTGACAATCATGCATTACGCCAAGGAGTTGGCGCCGTCATTGCCGGTGATTGTCCGCAGTCATGATGACACAGATTTTGAGCGCCTGAAGGAAGGTGGTGCTGACGAGATTGTGCCTGAGGCTATTGAGAGTAGCCTGGTGCTGACCTCGCATGCGCTTTTGGCGGCTGGCATTCCCATTCGCCGGGTGATGCGCCGCACCCAAGAGGCACGGATGGAGCGTTATGTCTCACTCAGGGAATATTTCCATGGCGAATCGGATGCCAGCCTGGTGGATGAAGATACCTACCGTCGCCTGCATTCATTACGGATACCCCCAGAATCCCATGCAGTGGGACAGACGCTACGCGATCTCGGGTTACCATCCTCCAATGTCGAGGTCACCATGGTACGCCGCGGCAAGGAAAAGCTGGAAACCTACGCCGACATGAAAATCGAGGCGGATGACGTGCTGGTGCTTCGTGGCACGTCTGAAGGGATTACCCTGACCGAAGAGCGTCTGCTCAAATAA
- a CDS encoding KpsF/GutQ family sugar-phosphate isomerase, with protein sequence MSANTQKKPPAFDAKRALNLAAETLEIETAALDSLKKRLAGEDADHFEKATAMLLDCTGRIVVSGIGKSGHVARKIAATFASTGSPAMFVHPAEALHGDLGMITQDDVFIAISYSGEAAELMSICPLIKRMGARMIAMTGKEYSGLAQLSDIHLSIQVEKEACPLNLAPTASTTTTMALGDALAVAVLDARGFREDDFARSHPGGALGRRLLTLVSDVMRSGDAVPAVTSDTPLREALFEITKKGMAMTAVVDENHQAIGVFTDGDLRRLLETVQDFANIPISDVMSRNPRTIGPGQLAAEAISIMEQHRINQLLVADTEGKLIGAVHIHDLTQAKVI encoded by the coding sequence ATGTCTGCAAATACTCAAAAAAAACCACCAGCTTTTGATGCCAAACGCGCATTGAATCTCGCTGCCGAAACACTGGAAATCGAAACTGCCGCACTGGACAGTCTGAAAAAACGGCTGGCTGGCGAAGATGCCGACCATTTTGAAAAAGCAACCGCCATGCTGCTGGATTGTACCGGTCGCATCGTTGTCTCTGGAATCGGCAAATCCGGCCATGTTGCCCGCAAAATCGCGGCAACTTTTGCTTCAACCGGTTCTCCTGCCATGTTTGTCCATCCAGCTGAAGCACTGCATGGCGACTTGGGCATGATCACCCAGGACGATGTCTTTATTGCCATTTCTTACTCCGGCGAGGCCGCCGAACTGATGTCAATCTGCCCCCTCATCAAGCGGATGGGAGCTAGGATGATTGCGATGACCGGAAAGGAATATTCCGGGCTGGCGCAATTATCCGATATTCATCTGAGCATCCAGGTGGAAAAAGAAGCCTGTCCGCTCAACCTGGCCCCGACAGCCAGCACGACCACAACCATGGCCTTGGGTGATGCACTGGCAGTTGCCGTGCTCGACGCACGGGGTTTTCGTGAAGATGACTTTGCCCGCTCGCATCCTGGTGGCGCACTGGGACGCCGCCTGTTAACGCTGGTAAGTGATGTGATGCGAAGCGGTGATGCGGTTCCGGCGGTGACATCCGATACCCCCCTTCGTGAAGCCCTTTTCGAGATCACGAAAAAAGGGATGGCGATGACCGCTGTTGTGGATGAAAACCACCAGGCCATCGGTGTCTTTACTGATGGCGATTTACGCCGTCTTCTGGAAACCGTGCAGGATTTTGCCAATATCCCCATCTCTGATGTCATGTCACGCAATCCAAGAACGATCGGCCCGGGGCAGCTCGCCGCAGAAGCCATCAGCATCATGGAACAACACCGGATCAATCAGTTGCTCGTAGCTGATACAGAAGGAAAACTGATTGGTGCCGTGCATATCCATGACCTTACCCAGGCCAAGGTGATCTGA
- a CDS encoding KdsC family phosphatase, whose amino-acid sequence MPDKPFSKARQVRLMIFDVDGILTDGKLVFGSDGEALKIFHVLDGHGIKLLQQSGIQTAIISARKSDMVMRRAEDLGIGHVQLGIQDKLSAFTMLLSKTGMTAAHCGYIGDDVIDLPILTRAGFSASVPNGHIEVRSRVDYVTEATGGNGAVREVCDLILQAQDKYAALMESYLK is encoded by the coding sequence ATGCCCGACAAACCATTTAGCAAAGCCCGCCAGGTCAGGCTGATGATATTTGATGTGGATGGCATACTGACCGACGGCAAACTCGTCTTTGGTTCCGATGGTGAAGCGCTCAAGATCTTTCATGTCCTGGACGGGCACGGTATCAAGCTTCTGCAACAATCCGGCATACAAACCGCTATTATCAGTGCTCGCAAATCCGATATGGTCATGCGCCGCGCTGAAGACCTGGGCATCGGACATGTCCAGCTCGGCATACAGGACAAACTGTCGGCATTTACCATGCTGTTGAGCAAAACCGGCATGACAGCTGCCCATTGCGGCTATATTGGCGATGATGTCATTGACCTGCCCATCCTGACCCGTGCCGGTTTTTCTGCCAGCGTGCCAAACGGGCATATCGAGGTTCGTTCACGAGTGGATTATGTGACAGAAGCAACGGGTGGCAATGGTGCTGTTCGTGAAGTCTGTGACCTGATTTTGCAGGCGCAGGATAAATATGCTGCGCTGATGGAGTCTTATCTGAAATGA
- the lptC gene encoding LPS export ABC transporter periplasmic protein LptC, producing the protein MSARSARRFRLTAIFAFAAVLAVGSAWVNMVLKRSSADEKAGVVREDPDYYMDNFRHFTLKLTGEADFELTGKKMTHYPDNDSYLINFPVMESLDERQRPQITYSDWAFIEDVNSKIHMHENVVVIRPPTGDTEAFRMTTEYLLVLPDEDIMRTDREVIAYQGSATMTGIGMESNNATRELFLLSRAKVVYPPANQKK; encoded by the coding sequence ATGAGTGCGCGTTCTGCACGCCGATTCCGGCTGACAGCGATTTTTGCTTTTGCCGCCGTACTGGCTGTCGGCAGTGCATGGGTCAATATGGTGCTGAAAAGAAGCTCAGCAGATGAAAAAGCGGGAGTGGTACGGGAAGATCCTGACTACTATATGGACAATTTCCGTCACTTCACCTTAAAGCTTACCGGTGAGGCAGACTTCGAACTTACCGGAAAGAAAATGACACACTACCCGGATAATGACAGTTATCTGATCAATTTCCCGGTCATGGAATCTCTTGATGAACGGCAGCGTCCGCAGATCACTTATTCCGACTGGGCCTTTATTGAAGACGTAAACAGTAAAATCCACATGCATGAAAATGTGGTTGTTATCCGTCCGCCAACAGGGGATACGGAAGCTTTCCGGATGACCACCGAATATCTGCTGGTGCTGCCGGATGAAGACATCATGCGCACAGACAGGGAAGTCATCGCCTACCAGGGAAGCGCAACCATGACAGGAATCGGGATGGAATCCAATAATGCCACGCGCGAGCTCTTCCTGTTAAGCCGGGCAAAAGTTGTGTATCCGCCTGCTAACCAGAAAAAATAA
- the lptA gene encoding lipopolysaccharide transport periplasmic protein LptA — protein MRRLFLFLILALSLPLSVYAERADRDKPTEIEADQMVADDVKQVTVFTGNVIMTQGSRVAKAAKVVLVQDPQGYQYTTLYAGPGGLASLREKRDGGPNLWTEGYGERIEYDNKTETIKFFTHANLKRLDGKTLTDDIKGEYISYDSKSEFYRVHNTSDGKSAPGAGRVKAVIEPREKKAP, from the coding sequence ATGCGACGCCTTTTCCTATTTTTAATCCTTGCCTTGAGTCTGCCGCTTTCCGTTTATGCGGAAAGAGCAGACAGAGACAAGCCAACTGAAATCGAAGCAGACCAGATGGTTGCCGATGATGTAAAGCAGGTAACGGTTTTTACCGGCAATGTCATCATGACGCAAGGATCCCGGGTTGCCAAAGCCGCCAAGGTTGTGCTTGTCCAGGATCCGCAGGGTTATCAGTACACAACGCTTTATGCCGGTCCGGGAGGACTGGCCTCACTGCGTGAAAAACGGGATGGGGGTCCGAATCTGTGGACAGAAGGCTATGGTGAGCGAATTGAATATGATAACAAAACCGAGACCATCAAATTTTTTACCCACGCCAACCTGAAACGCCTGGATGGAAAAACCCTAACAGATGATATCAAAGGGGAATACATTTCCTATGACAGCAAAAGCGAGTTTTACCGTGTACACAACACCTCGGATGGCAAGTCAGCGCCAGGAGCAGGACGCGTAAAGGCGGTCATCGAGCCACGTGAAAAGAAGGCACCATAA